The Raphanus sativus cultivar WK10039 chromosome 2, ASM80110v3, whole genome shotgun sequence genome includes a region encoding these proteins:
- the LOC130500828 gene encoding probable aspartic proteinase GIP2: MVIDSRGYQISIQSMYVDGTPLTIFGEVPTRLSTVVPYTVLKTDIYNALAQSFTLKAEAMGISKVTSVAPFKDCFDARNIAVKNTGPDVPEIEFGLPWKTGEVKWGFYGANSVVEVSEMVTCLAFYDGGQYPEDSIVIGTHQLQDYLLEFDFSTSTFSFSDSLLLHDTNCSTRPS; this comes from the exons ATGGTAATTGACTCAAGAGGTTACCAAATCAGTATCCAGTCCATGTACGTTGACGGGACTCCTTTGACGATTTTTGGCGAAGTCCCAACCAGACTAAGCACGGTGGTTCCATACACCGTACTCAAGACCGATATCTACAATGCTCTTGCTCAGTCATTTACACTCAAGGCAGAG GCAATGGGGATATCTAAGGTCACATCTGTTGCGCCGTTTAAAGATTGTTTCGATGCACGAAACATCGCCGTAAAGAATACCGGACCGGACGTGCCGGAGATAGAGTTTGGGCTGCCGTGGAAGACAGGGGAGGTGAAGTGGGGATTTTATGGTGCTAATTCGGTGGTGGAAGTTAGTGAGATGGTGACGTGTTTGGCATTCTACGACGGCGGGCAGTATCCGGAGGATTCGATTGTGATTGGGACACATCAACTTCAAGATTATTTGTTGGAGTTTGACTTTAGCACGTCTACTTTCTCTTTTAGTGACTCACTCTTGCTTCATGATACAAACTGCTCCACTCGGCCTTCCTAA
- the LOC130507501 gene encoding stem-specific protein TSJT1-like, with amino-acid sequence MLGIFSGAIVSLPEELVAAGSRTPSPKTTGSALVNKFVEKNPSAVSVQVGDYVQLAYTHHKESPLRPRSFGAKDEIFCLFQGSLDNLGSLKQQYGLAKNANEVLLVIEAYKTLRDRAPYPANHVVSHLSGDFAFVVFDKSTSTLFVASDQVGKVPLYWGITADGYVAFADDLELLKGACGKSLASFPQGCFYSTALGGLRSFENPKNKITAIPAKEEEIWGATFKVEGATVLAD; translated from the exons ATGTTGGGAATTTTCAGCGGAGCCATAGTATCGCTACCGGAAGAGCTGGTTGCGGCCGGCAGTCGGACTCCTTCTCCAAAGACAACCGGGTCGGCTCTAGTTAACAAGTTCGTCGAGAAAAACCCATCCGCTGTGTCCGTACAAGTCGGCGACTATGTGCAGCTTGCGTATACCCACCACAAAGAGAGTCCTCTCCGGCCAAG GTCATTTGGGGCTAAGGATGAGATATTCTGTTTGTTCCAAGGCTCCCTTGACAACCTAGGAAGCTTGAAGCAGCAATATGGGCTTGCAAAAAATGCAAACGAGGTTCTCTTGGTCATCGAGGCTTACAAGACTCTCCGTGACAGAGCTCCTTACCCGGCTAACCACGTTGTGTCACACCTAAGTGGCGATTTCGCCTTTGTGGTCTTTGATAAATCAACCTCCACTCTGTTTGTAGCCTCT GACCAAGTTGGAAAGGTTCCATTGTATTGGGGGATAACAGCTGATGGATATGTGGCATTTGCTGATGATCTTGAGTTGCTAAAAGGGGCTTGTGGAAAATCTCTTGCTTCTTTCCCTCAag GATGCTTTTACTCAACTGCGTTAGGTGGGCTTAGGAGCTTTGAGAACCCTAAGAATAAGATCACTGCCATTCCTGCTAAAGAGGAAGAAATTTGGGGAGCCACCTTCAAG GTGGAAGGAGCAACAGTTCTTGCAGATTGA
- the LOC130507494 gene encoding ATP-dependent (S)-NAD(P)H-hydrate dehydratase: protein MSSTLEADAESVLRLVTPSLDLKRHKGQAGKIAVIGGCREYTGAPYFAAISALKIGADLSHVFCTKDAAPVIKSYSPELIVHPLLEESYTVSNFSEEERRKLQEKVVGEVDKWIERFDCLVIGPGLGRDPFLLECVSKIMLLARKFNLPFVVDGDGLFLVTNSIDLVNSYPLAVLTPNVNEYKRLVLKVLNCEVDEENPEDQLRSLAKVLGGVTILKKGRSDLISNGEIVKSVSIYGSPRRCGGQGDILSGSVAVFLSWAQQLISGHESLSENPAILGCIAASGLLRKAASLAFTKHKRSTLTSDIIACLGESLEGICPAS, encoded by the exons ATGAGTTCCACATTGGAGGCCGACGCTGAGAGTGTTCTGAGACTCGTGACGCCATCCCTCGACCTCAAACGACACAAAGGCCAAGCTG GGAAGATAGCTGTGATCGGGGGCTGTCGTGAATACACTGGAGCTCCTTACTTCGCCGCCATTTCTGCTCTCAAAATC GGTGCTGATCTATCTCATGTCTTCTGCACGAAAGACGCAGCACCTGTTATAAAGAGTTATAGTCCTGAGCTTATAGTTCACCCTCTTCTTGAGGAATCTTACACCGTCAG TAACTTCAGtgaggaagagagaagaaaactcCAGGAGAAAGTGGTTGGAGAAGTTGATAAATGGATAGAAAGATTTGATTGTCTTGTCATTGGCCCTGGTCTGGGAAGGGATCCGTTTCTCCTG GAATGTGTGAGTAAAATTATGCTTCTTGCCAGAAAGTTCAATCTTCCTTTTGTTGTAGATGGG GACGGGCTGTTTCTTGTAACGAATTCCATTGATCTTGTCAACAGCTATCCGCTTGCTGTCTTGACTCCGAATGTGAACGAGTATAAGCGTCTTGTTCTGAAAGTGCTGAACTGCGAAGTGGATGAAGAGAATCCCGAAGATCAACTGCGTTCTTTGGCCAAAGT GCTTGGTGGCGTGACGATTCTGAAGAAAGGGAGATCTGATCTTATTAGCAATGGGGAGATAG TAAAATCAGTGAGCATATATGGTTCTCCAAGGCGCTGTGGTGGACAAGGTGACATTCTCTCTGGGAG TGTCGCAGTGTTTCTGTCATGGGCGCAACAGCTTATATCAGGTCATGAAAG TCTCTCGGAGAATCCAGCCATCTTGGGATGCATAGCTGCATCTGGACTGCTGAGAAAGGCTGCATCTCTGGCTTTTACAAAACATAAGAGATCAACTCTCACAAGCGACATTATTGCATGTTTAGGGGAGAG TTTGGAGGGTATCTGCCCTGCATCTTAA
- the LOC108839723 gene encoding uncharacterized protein LOC108839723, with translation MKRTAMDNAIRASVVVLGSLAFGYMSLELGYKPFLEKAEQYERSLQSQASHQQQQQDDGQEEARWDNNNIEGWEEKK, from the exons ATGAAGAGAACGGCGATGGACAACGCGATTCGAGCATCTGTGGTTGTATTAGGATCACTAGCCTTTGGGTACATGTCACTTGAGCTTGGATACAAGCCTTTTCTTGAAAAGGCTGAACAATACGAACGTTCTCTTCAATCTCAAGCTTctcaccaacaacaacaacaag ATGATGGTCAAGAAGAAGCGAGATGGGACAATAACAATATCGAGGGATGGGAGGAGAAAAAGTAG
- the LOC130500317 gene encoding zinc finger BED domain-containing protein DAYSLEEPER-like, with product MVASMKPKFNKYWDEYCEILAIAAVLDPRLKFGFLEYCFTTLDATTSKMKLDHIRKKLKKLFDVYKKNKKKTVPVTSGSKPAAKTTLGGYDGYYAFISQNDGGNGKSALDKYLEEPVLDIMAFESLNVLSYWRDNANRFKELASMACDVLSIPITTVASESSFSIGSRVLNKYRSSLLPSNVRALICARNWLRGFESLDSDEVDSEPLKEVGEEVNEAGQM from the exons ATGGTTGCTTCAATGAAGCCTAAGTTTAATAAATACTGGGATGAGTATTGTGAGATTCTAGCCATTGCAGCGGTTCTTGATCCGAGGTTGAAGTTTGGATTTCTAGAGTACTGCTTCACAACTCTGGATGCAACAACAAGTAAGATGAAGCTAGATCATATTAGGAAGAAGTTGAAGAAGCTGTTTGATGTttacaaaaagaacaaaaagaaaactgtGCCTGTTACTTCAGGATCAAAGCCTGCAGCAAAGACCACTTTAGGAGGATATGAT GGGTACTATGCTTTCATCTCACAAAATGATGGCGGTAATGGGAAGTCAGCCTTGGATAAGTATCTAGAAGAACCGGTTTTAGACATTATGGCCTTTGAGAGCTTGAATGTTCTCTCCTATTGGAGAGACAATGCTAATCGATTTAAGGAGCTGGCATCAATGGCGTGTGATGTCTTGAGTATACCTATCACCACGGTTGCTTCAGAATCATCTTTCAGCATTGGAAGCCGCGTGTTAAACAAGTACAGAAGCAGCCTTCTCCCTTCGAATGTTCGAGCCTTGATATGCGCAAGGAATTGGCTAAGAGGATTTGAATCTTTAGACA gtgatgaagtGGATTCTGAACCCTTGAAGGAAGTTGGAGAAGAAGTTAATGAAGCAGGTcaaatgtga
- the LOC108836555 gene encoding disease resistance-like protein DSC2, with amino-acid sequence MKVKLKFHYAPNTNNLYKKMHFLTWLGCILIHLRLFTLFLWYFFFRSESFVIIFFLLLSMASSSSVSRSWMYHVFLSFRGEDVRKGFLSHVLKELKSKGIIPFVDNEIKRGESVSPVLVAAIRQSRVAIVLLSLIYASSSWCLDELVEIMKCREEDQQTVMTIFYEVDPSDVRKQTGDFGKAFDENCVGKTEEVKQAWRQALKDVAGIAGYHSSTCGNEAEMIDKVASDVMAVLGFTASKDFDDFVGIGARVREIKSKLILQSEEVKVIGILGPPGIGKTTTARVLYNQLSPGFPFSTFLENIRGNYEKPCGNDHQLKLRLQKNLLSQIFNQMDIEVRHLGVAQQMLSDKKVLVVLDEVDSWWQLEEMANKREWFGPGSMLIITTEDRKLLKKLRLGIDHIYKMKFPVKNESLQIFCQFAFGQNSPDNGFENLAWVVTGLAGDLPLALRVMGSYLRGMSREEWIDALPRLTFSLDREIESTLRFSYDALNDKDKALFLHIACFFSSSSCKVDSVKSCLEKSGLEVNHGLQVLADKSLISIDYSGSIRMHSLLKQMGRDIVKKPSSEEPGKRQFLWDTTEISEVLYENTGTEKVLGILLDTSWGEEIHISESAFKGMNNLQFLEVISRNGLCIPEGLNSLPDKLRLIHWNGCPLRFWPSKFSGKFLVELIMQDSIFENLWEGIKPLQCLKLLDLSGSEYLKRIPDLSKATSLEKLDLTGCKSLLELTSSIGNATKLKVCILQGCLLLKELPSSIGRLFNLEELNLSCCCCFSLEKLNGCSSLKELKLIGTAIEELPSSVSNWSCLYKLDMSGCRNLKEFPNVPDSIVELMLNRTRIEEIPPRIENLFCLRKLFMYGCKKLKSISPNISKLQNLEFLGLRIYGFSEHDDGDHYRRELFEAIIEWGPDLKRSWTLRSDFNLHYILPICLPDKAFTSPISLRITGKCFETIPDCIVCLSRLSKLDVKGCSQLVALPPLPGSLLSLDARGCQSLQRIDSSFQNPNICLDFAYCYNLNQKARKLIQISACKYAFLPGKEVSAHFTHRATSGSLTISLTPTPLPSSFRFKASVLLSKGNIYSLGNSTEMARTSMKGVSCCVRGQQNGLTLQYVSDQLHVADLAGYGNHIYIFEDSFSLNQDCPETEETTSSELSFVFIVHGTTWKVKGCGVQLLELLHCSIEGKESEDEESIGIMRLKENIPDVMTM; translated from the exons ATGAAAGTTAAATTGAAGTTCCACTATGCACctaatacaaataatttatataaaaaaatgcatTTCTTGACTTGGCTTGGCTGTATCCTTATACATTTACGCCTCTTTACTCTTTTCTTATGGTATTTCTTCTTCCGATCTGAAAGCTTTGTGATaattttcttcttgttgttatctatggcttcttcttcatctgtgtCTCGTAGTTGGATGTATCACGTCTTCTTGAGCTTCCGTGGAGAAGACGTGCGCAAAGGCTTTCTTAGTCACGTTCTGAAAGAGCTCAAAAGCAAGGGAATCATACCTTTTGTTGATAACGAGATAAAGCGAGGCGAATCTGTTAGTCCAGTGCTTGTAGCAGCGATCAGACAATCAAGGGTAGCCATCGTCTTGCTCTCCCTTATCTATGCCTCCTCAAGCTGGTGTCTGGATGAGTTGGTGGAGATCATGAAGTGCAGGGAAGAGGATCAACAAACAGTGATGACCATTTTCTACGAAGTGGATCCATCTGACGTTAGGAAGCAGACCGGAGATTTCGGAAAGGCCTTTGATGAAAACTGTGTGGGAAAAACAGAAGAGGTGAAGCAGGCATGGAGGCAAGCTTTGAAGGATGTTGCGGGTATAGCTGGTTATCACTCTAGCACCTG TGGCAATGAAGCTGAAATGATTGACAAAGTAGCCTCAGATGTCATGGCTGTGTTGGGTTTCACAGCATCCAAAGATTTTGATGACTTTGTTGGCATAGGAGCTCGTGTCAGGGAGATAAAATCGAAGTTGATTCTACAATCAGAAGAAGTTAAGGTGATTGGGATTTTGGGTCCTCCCGGGATTGGTAAGACGACCACCGCCAGAGTTTTATACAACCAACTCTCTCCTGGTTTTCCATTCAGCACGTTTTTGGAGAACATCAGAGGTAATTATGAGAAGCCTTGTGGTAACGACCATCAGTTGAAGTTGCGCTTGCAGAAAAACTTGTTGTCTCAAATATTCAATCAAATGGATATTGAGGTTCGTCACTTAGGAGTGGCTCAACAAATGCTGAGTGACAAAAAGGTGTTGGTTGTTCTTGATGAAGTGGATAGCTGGTGGCAACTAGAGGAAATGGCAAACAAACGTGAATGGTTTGGTCCTGGAAGTATGCTTATCATCACAACCGAAGATAGAAAACTTCTCAAGAAACTCAGATTGGGCATCGATCATATCTACAAGATGAAATTTCCAGTTAAAAATGAGTCTCTTCAGATCTTCTGCCAATTTGCTTTCGGTCAAAATTCTCCAGATAATGGTTTTGAAAATCTTGCTTGGGTAGTTACTGGACTTGCTGGTGATCTTCCTCTAGCCCTGAGAGTCATGGGATCGTATCTGCGAGGAATGTCCAGGGAGGAGTGGATAGACGCACTACCAAGGCTCACGTTTAGCCTTGACAGAGAAATAGAATCAACTTTAAGATTTAGCTACGACGCCTTAAATGATAAAGATAAAGCTCTCTTCCTGCACATTgcatgtttcttttcttcttccagTTGCAAGGTTGATAGTGTTAAGAGTTGTCTTGAAAAAAGCGGTTTGGAGGTCAACCATGGACTTCAAGTCTTAGCTGATAAATCTCTTATATCTATAGATTACAGCGGATCCATAAGGATGCATAGTTTACTGAAACAAATGGGTAGAGACATTGTCAAGAAACCGTCTTCGGAGGAGCCTGGAAAGCGACAGTTCTTGTGGGATACCACGGAAATTTCTGAAGTACTTTATGAAAATACT GGTACTGAAAAGGTTCTAGGCATACTGTTGGATACTTCATGGGGAGAGGAAATCCATATAAGTGAAAGCGCTTTCAAGGGGATGAATAATCTCCAGTTTCTAGAAGTCATCTCAAGGAATGGCTTATGCATACCCGAAGGCCTCAACAGTCTTCCTGACAAACTCAGATTGATTCATTGGAACGGCTGTCCATTGAGATTTTGGCCTTCCAAGTTCTCTGGCAAGTTTCTTGTCGAACTAATCATGCAAGATAGCATTTTTGAGAATCTTTGGGAGGGAATCAAA CCTCTCCAATGCCTCAAGCTGTTGGATCTGAGTGGATCTGAATATCTAAAAAGGATTCCAGATCTCTCAAAAGCAACCAGTCTCGAGAAATTAGATCTCACTGGATGCAAAAGTTTGTTGGAGCTCACAAGCTCTATTGGCAATGCCACTAAGCTTAAAGTCTGCATACTTCAGGGTTGCTTGCTTTTGAAGGAGCTCCCCTCTTCTATCGGTAGGTTGTTCAATCTCGAGGAATTAAACCTCAGTTGTTGCTGTTGTTTTAGTTTGGAAAAACTCAATGGTTGCTCGAGTTTGAAAGAACTCAAGCTAATCGGTACTGCGATAGAAGAATTGCCATCTTCAGTGAGCAATTGGTCTTGTCTTTATAAATTGGATATGTCGGGGTGTAGAAACCTCAAGGAGTTCCCAAATGTTCCAGACAGCATTGTAGAGTTGATGTTGAACCGTACAAGGATAGAGGAGATTCCTCCGAGGATTGAGAATCTATTTTGCCTGCGTAAACTATTTATGTATGGATGCAAGAAGCTGAAAAGTATATCCCCAAACATTTCTAAGTTGCAGAATCTCGAGTTTCTTGGTCTTCGTATATATGGTTTTAGTGAGCATGATGATGGTGATCACTATCGTCGTGAATTATTTGAAGCAATAATCGAGTGGGGGCCTGACTTGAAGCGCAGTTGGACATTACGATCAGACTTCAATCTTCACTACATTTTGCCGATATGTCTACCCGATAAGGCTTTTACATCTCCAATATCATTACGTATCACCGGTAAATGTTTCGAGACTATTCCAGATTGCATTGTATGTCTGTCCAGACTAAGTAAGCTTGACGTCAAAGGATGCAGCCAGCTCGTAGCACTTCCACCGCTTCCAGGTTCCCTTCTATCTCTAGATGCACGAGGTTGTCAATCCTTGCAGAGAATAGACTCTTCTTTTCAAAACCCAAATATTTGCCTGGACTTTGCTTACTGCTACAACCTGAATCAGAAAGCGAGAAAGCTCATCCAGATATCAGCTTGCAAATATGCATTCTTACCCGGTAAAGAAGTGTCTGCACACTTCACTCACCGAGCTACTTCAGGTTCCCTAACTATCAGTTTGACTCCAACACCTCTTCCTTCATCCTTCAGATTCAAAGCTTCCGTTTTGCTGTCAAAAGGCAATATATATTCCTTGGGTAACAGTACTGAAATGGCTAGGACTTCAATGAAGGGTGTGTCTTGCTGCGTCAGGGGTCAACAGAATGGTCTCACTCTGCAATATGTATCAGATCAGCTCCATGTGGCTGATCTAGCCGGATATGGaaaccatatttatatatttgaagatTCTTTCTCTCTAAACCAGGATTGCCCTGAAACCGAAGAAACCACTTCCAGCGAGCTTTCTTTTGTGTTCATAGTCCATGGTACAACCTGGAAGGTGAAAGGCTGTGGTGTACAACTTTTGGAGCTCCTTCATTGTTCTATTGAAGGAAAAGAAAGTGAAGATGAAGAATCTATTGGCATAATGAGACTGAAAGAGAATATACCGGATGTGATGACGATGTAG